In a genomic window of Branchiostoma floridae strain S238N-H82 chromosome 19, Bfl_VNyyK, whole genome shotgun sequence:
- the LOC118407047 gene encoding neurogenic locus notch homolog protein 1-like has protein sequence MDGYNCSCDSGFTGDGFVCEDINECSDPGLHSCTQNATCMNTEGGYKCVCNEGFTLQGSICIDIDDCDGVNCLNGGTCVDAIGSFFCNCSDGTSGVVCNIYESTWSSWSSWSDDCFCRVSNGTAMVSRVRSRSCPGRPGYSGTPTCDGDDTDWEVCIPDVNECEEGTSHCHPNATCQNVVGVGQYNCTCDSGFAGDGFRCKDIDECKEARLHNCSQNQTCANTQGSYVCVCKEGFHDVSSDEEEPVCIDIDDCDGVNCFNGGTCVDVIGSFFCNCSDGTSGDVCNIYESTWSSWSSWSDDCFCRESNGTAMVSRVRSRSCPGRPGYSGTPTCDGDDTDWEECIPDVDECEEGTSHCHPNATCQNVVGVGQYNCTCDSGFAGDGFRCKDIDECKEASLHNCSQNQTCANTQGSYVCVCKEGFHNVAFDEEEPVCIDVDDCRHVTCWNSGVCLDGLGNYTCDCLDTFSGEHCEYYQSTWGEWSPWTDDCEAQYVNHTAVEARIRTRRCLDRIAYDGAPLCEGTDLEWQLCNIGREARNFSGLFQTVKSSIQPGYTVGDEVLDLKELPLDDNDESADYEILCCDEGKFILEENGLLRVSQMLDPNRPYVLTIVAIDDTAEPSALLHIFEVMIDVNHTEWIYDRTGCPHVVLTREVEEGQSNGTVIVDLTTELGEDETSRYFLQFSLCSDLVNVNEFTGIVSTSKTLDRETMRLLTCL, from the exons ATGGATGGATACAACTGCTCATGTGATTCTGGATTCACTGGGGACGGATTTGTGTGCGAAG acatcaatgaatgcagCGATCCAGGCCTACACAGCTGTACCCAAAATGCGACATGCATGAATACAGAGGGCGGGTATAAGTGTGTCTGCAATGAAGGATTTACACTTCAAGGGTCCATATGCATCG ACATTGATGATTGCGATGGAGTCAACTGCCTCAATGGGGGAACATGTGTCGATGCCATTGGATCATTCTTCTGTAACTGCTCCGATGGTACCAGTGGCGTTGTCTGTAACATAT ACGAGTCTACGTGGAGCAGTTGGAGTAGCTGGAGTGACGACTGCTTCTGTCGGGTGTCAAACGGCACGGCGATGGTGTCCCGTGTCCGGTCCCGGTCCTGTCCCGGGAGGCCAGGGTACAGCGGTACTCCAACCTGCGACGGTGACGACACGGACTGGGAGGTGTGCATCCCAG ATGTCAATGAATGTGAAGAAGGAACTAGCCACTGTCATCCAAACGCTACCTGTCAAAACGTCGTTGGAGTTGGTCAGTATAACTGCACATGTGACAGCGGATTTGCTGGTGATGGCTTTCGGTGTAAAG ATATAGATGAATGCAAAGAAGCCAGATTACACAACTGTAGCCAGAACCAGACATGTGCAAACACCCAGGGATCTTATGTCTGTGTCTGCAAGGAGGGGTTTCATGATGTCTCATCCGATGAAGAAGAGCCTGTGTGCATTG ACATTGATGATTGCGATGGAGTCAACTGCTTCAATGGGGGTACATGTGTCGATGTCATTGGATCATTCTTCTGTAACTGCTCCGATGGTACCAGTGGCGATGTCTGCAACATAT ACGAGTCTACATGGAGCAGTTGGAGTAGCTGGAGTGACGACTGCTTCTGCCGGGAGTCAAACGGCACGGCGATGGTGTCCCGTGTCCGGTCCCGGTCCTGTCCCGGGAGGCCAGGGTACAGCGGTACTCCAACCTGCGACGGTGACGACACGGACTGGGAGGAGTGCATTCCAG ATGTCGATGAATGTGAAGAAGGAACTAGCCACTGTCATCCAAACGCTACCTGTCAAAACGTCGTTGGAGTTGGTCAGTATAACTGCACATGTGACAGCGGATTTGCTGGTGATGGCTTTCGGTGTAAAG ataTAGATGAATGCAAAGAAGCCAGTTTACACAACTGTAGCCAGAATCAGACATGTGCAAACACCCAGGGATCTTATGTCTGTGTCTGCAAGGAGGGGTTTCATAATGTCGCATTCGATGAAGAAGAACCTGTGTGTATTG ATGTGGACGATTGTCGTCATGTGACCTGTTGGAACTCCGGCGTCTGCTTGGATGGACTTGGGAATTACACTTGCGACTGCCTGGACACTTTCAGTGGGGAGCATTGTGAATATT ACCAATCGACCTGGGGAGAATGGAGCCCATGGACTGATGACTGCGAGGCCCAATATGTGAACCACACGGCTGTAGAAGCTCGCATCAGAACACGACGGTGCCTGGACAGGATAGCCTATGATGGAGCTCCACTCTGTGAAGGAACTGACTTGGAGTGGCAACTTTGTAACATAG GCCGAGAGGCAAGAAATTTCTCAGGCCTGTTCCAGACGGTCAAATCGTCTATTCAGCCTGGCTACACGGTGGGCGACGAAG TTCTAGATCTGAAGGAACTGCCATTAGACGACAATGATGAAAGTGCTGATTACGAAATACTTTGTTGTGACGAAGGGAAGTTTATCCTGGAAGAAAATGGGCTGTTAAGGGTCTCACAGATGCTTGATCCGAACAGACCATATGTGTTAACGATAGTAGCTATTGATGACACAGCGGAACCATCTGCGCTCCTGCACATATTCGAAGTCATGATAGATGTGAATCATACGGAATGGATCTACGACCGAACCGGATGTCCGCATGTTGTTCTTACAAGAGAAGTAGAGGAGGGACAATCCAACGGAACTGTCATTGTAGACTTGACAACAGAACTCGGCGAAGACGAGACTTCGCGGTATTTCCTGCAGTTCAGCCTCTGTAGTGACCTCGTCAATGTTAATGAATTCACGGGAATTGTGTCCACCAGCAAGACACTCGACAGGGAAACAATGCGTCTCTTAACCTGCCTCTAG